TAAAATAGCTGGCATGGTGAACTAGTGTTTCTTGAGAAAATAGCATAGCATGACcaggtaagaaaaaaattgcagaTACTCAATGAAATGACCCCAAACAATGAGCCATGCATCACCGTCcccaaacaccaaaaatcaagaCTCGTAGACATTGGTGGCTGCATTCATTGTTTACAAAAGAATTAAAGACCAGTAAAAGCCTTCGCATTCTAATGAAATATACAGATGTTTGATAACAAAGTTTTCAAATAGGTTGTTAAATGAAACCATGGAACTAAATGACATTACAAATCATCACATTGAAAATCTACAATTAAGCTAAATGCTATAGTGTCAGTTCACTGGGAAAATAAAACGGAGAGAGTAAGATGATGGTTGGAATATTTACTCAGTTTTGAAAGCTGTCATACGCCTGCTAAGATCAGCTTCACGTGCCTCAACTTCCTGGAGCTTTCTTTCTGCAGCTCGATGATACCGGCTAGCTTCTGCTTGCAAAGCTTCAGCAGCATGCAGTTTTGCCTCAGCATCTAAAAACTTTTTCTGGGCATCTTGTACCATATCACGGGCTTCAGACAACTTAGAGTCAGCTGCAACCTTGGTTTCAGCAGATTCTGCACGCATCTCATGCAATGCTTTCTCCATCTACAAAAAATCCATCAGAAAACCTTAAGATTTCTATAACAACGATTGGCACAAAttggaaaaaaggaaagaaagaagccCCCAAAAAATCTTACACTTGATATACACTCTTTCTCAACTCCTAAAGCCTTCTTCAAACTTTCTTCTTGTTTCCTTGCCTCATCTAAGGCAGATAAATGTGAAGCTTGATCACGCCTACGCATTAAATCAGCTGTTTCGGCTGACGATTTCATTTGATCATATTTCGAAGTCCactcttttttttccattatgaGAAGCCCCATATGGTATTGAAGGTCAAACATCTACATGAAATTACACCGGTCAAAAAAACTCCACCCACTCATGTAACAAAATTAGCTACAGTAGTAACATTTAATCCACCATTAAAGCAATAATTATTACAAGCACGCTCAAACACAGAAAATTGATTCCTTCTCAAAAATATGACGCCAACTTTCTACTTCCATTATTCTTGAATCACCGATTAATTACTACTTATCCAAAcccaaaaatttaaaaggaaaatcatTCATCCTAGCCCAAAAAATGAAGTAATTAAGAGTAATACCACAGTTACCTGAGTTTAATAGCTATTAATTTAACTCTTCCCTAAACtaccataacaaaaaaataaattaaaatacagtCAATTTACAAATTAGGGTTTTCTCCAATTTCCTTCCTTCTTcgtaaaaaaaagaggaaaaaattcaaataaaagcaacaataaattttaaaaaaaagatgaacaagAAGAAAGCAAACCTCGGCTTcaagatttgaaatataggcaaTAAGAGCAGCCTTATCTCTTCTTTTAACGGATTCTTCATCAAATCCAGCCTCTTTAAGTCGTTTCCAGATCTTCTCGTCAGTTAAAGGAGTCTTCAAGACTCTAGCACTTGTCGTTAACGATAAAGCCCTACCACTGCCATTGCTTGGCGTGATCGGACTCGTCATCTCCTGAGTCCGATTACTAACTCAAGGAACCCTAGAATTCAGATCCtgaaaaaggaaggaaagagtGGAGAGTGATTGAGTCACCGAGTTCGCGTGGGtctacctttcttttctttactttttagtTCACCACTCCAGAGCAAAGTGGACACTGAGTTGGCGAGTCGTGGAATTATTTATGTCTTGGCGTAGTTATAGACGGGGGAGAGGAGAAGCGACGCCGTACAAGTGTTGGTGAAAGGGAGTTTTAAGCCCTTAGTGgcttaattttgattaattagaGAATCATGGGACTAATAATCTTGTCTTCTTGTTACCGAAGATAGAGATTGACAGTCCAATGTTTGATTTTATGACTTGTATCAAAGTCTAATCTATACTCATAGTTAGCTCATGttttgtataaatatttttttaagaatgagCAAATTATTCGAGATACTTGCGATAATTGATCTAAAATATTTCGTAccaaatagttttttgaattttttaaatatttttggttatttttaattttaaaaaaatataatttagttttatattttaaaactaaaaaaccaagataactgaattaaactcaaaaacCTTATTATAAACTAAGAACTTGGTAAAAAATAACCCACTAATCAATTTGGtatttagttcattttttttaaatccagtttagttaaaatttttaatctaaatttaaatagTTTAAAGAGGTGTTGGAGATcaagaaaaacttgtttttcattaaaatttaaatttattttattttaaattaatttttttagtattttttaaatctttttgatatgatgatatcaaaaatgagttttaaaaaataaaaaatatatattattttaatatttttctgagtgaaaaatattttaaaaaataattgctatcatatttttaaataccttCTAAATTAATGAGCGCTCcctcaaagaaaaggaaaaaaagctgcttattttaataaaaatagtatttatttttatggtggcatcatatttttttttaaaatattttaatcaagatagtatatttctaatatttttaaattattttaatatgttaatattaaaaaaaaattaaaaaaataaaaacaattattttaatattttttaaataaaaaatattttgaaaaacaaccattatcatattttcaaataccTTCTAAATTAATGGACGCCCCctcatagaaaagaaaagaaaaattacttattttaattaaaatagtgtttgtttttatgttggcatcatattttttttttaaatagtttttttgtattttttatttttatattaaaaataaaaaaagttacttttatgtatttacataaaaaatcattttaaaaaacaattcttctaCACTACCAAACGCTATCTTTGACAAAAATGGTTAGATGTTCTTTATTACCAATTTATTCTTATCTCATGTCATCTCACATCAAACTAACATAATTAGATTGTTGAAAAGGTGTCCCGAAGGAAACGACtccctaaaaataattattgccaacattattttttcataaaagtctttcgaaaaataaaatctaaaatggaTTTGCATCTTACACTGTATTCTTCATGGCTTTCTTGTACAATATTTTAAATGGTAATCATGAAGCTAGTGGCGGACCGGGGAGCCctgcaaaactttttttttttttttagtatttcaatataaaataatataatatttttacgttaaataaataagttttttaataatatatcttatcatattaattttaaccttTTCTAGCTCCGCCGATTgattggttttgtatttttttttaatattatcccatattgattttttacttattatatcactaaatctatttattttgaaactgtTCTCCATTAatatagacaataaaaaaataaaatgataaaattaggcTAATACATTCAGAAAACTACATCACCCAATATATATAggtatattcaataaatttggGGTTTTTACATACCTTTTTCAAGTATTACTTTAATCTAgatgttaatttttcaatacccatttgcaagtttatttatcCAAAAGGCAAAgacttttttaacaaaaaagcCGCCTGAAAATTAAGCAACACAGGCCCCACAtgacaaaaatgtttttggccCGCACGTTCAAATTGGAAGAGATTTGTTGTTGTATCttgaattctgttttttttttttttttttttacaattttttttagattgtaataatatattaatattaaaaataaatttaaaaatataaaaaaatatcattttatatatgtttttttttaaaataaaaaataatcaatactgcaataccaaacacaaaataaaagacaaaaatttAATTGCCCCATGtggtatttatattataaagacATCCATATTAGTAATGCATTGGTTGAATGGAAATGAAGGGAATATGAATGTGAAAGGATTATTGGACTTCTTAGGATATTGATTCTGCCAGCAACAAATCAATAAAGGCACAGTTTGGAACACGGTGCGTTCtataaaaacttatatttttttttataaaaaaataatttttttatattttaattgttttgatgtgatttcaaaactattttttaaaaaaaatattattttaatgcatttttatataaaatatatttttaaaaataattgtaaccacatttctaaatatacaatatacattaaattaataggTGAAAGGATTTCTAATTTGGATATATTTGCTATCTTGACTAAGACCAGGTTCAAtctgaaaaggaaaatattaatttgataaaatttgattaatttaattggttgatgtgtgattaattaacttaattaaacccggtttaaattaataaaataaaaataagatttatttatttaaataaaaaaaattataaattataaatattattattttgtttggtaAAACCAAAAATAGACGCGTGTGTCGATGCGCTACACATCTTCAAGATAGTGAAAATGTCTTCTGTCTACATTTGACGAGGGAATTTGTGTGTGAATAGGCTGGCTAGAGATGGATACGTCTCTAAATCATGCTAATATTTTCTTCAACGAGGATAAACTGGAAGCATATCGAAGACGTTGGTGAGAATTCGTTGAGATAACTTCACTGCCAATTCTTGGCTAGAATTTCACTATATTTGAAGCCACTTTCTGGACTCTGGCCAATGAAATCATTTCCTTCATGATTTTCAAGACATTGTACACcaccaataataaaaatacaaccattactaataaataaataagaggttTATCATCCTTGTAATCTTAAATTTAAGTTCTgtaattgttaatatgatagTTATTAGAGACttacataatcattaactttagaGTTTGTGAGATTAGTTAAGGTACACGTAAGCTAGTCCAaacactcatattaattatatatatacaaccacaaattgattttatctcatctaattttgaaattaaattaatatcacagtatccaaaaaatttattatataaaatattataattcacagtctctcttaaatattttatcaatcacATTATTGTTGTTCAATGCTCatgattgaaattatatatatatatatatatatatatatatatccagttTACACATAATACATATTATGTGAAGTCGAGTGAAGTTAATTAAGTGTATAGTATACTCATATTGAGTAATAATtttaccattaatttttttaattgtatattaacatcataaaaattacTCACATGTGTAGCATTAGAATCAACTAGTTTGAAGCAATAATCTTttggatattaaaataaatcataagagAAAAGCATGTCGTCACATCTACATTTTCAATATATCGGAAGTATAGATAGGTGGCTCTACAAGCACTCTAATTTGTAAAAATACTTGGAAGAATACTATGCTTTATACTTTTAATCGGGTTCATCGGAAGAAAATCTTAATACTTCAGTATTCACCatctcacatatatatatatacactctCTAAGGTCTACTTTATTCctttaaattaaatcacatgAATTAACTAACAAtcatgtgtgtatatataaataaagttcTTTATTCCTTTATTCACCatctaattagaaataaaattgttgaatCCACTGTGCACTGCTAGACGAAGAAAGATCAAGAGGAgaccatattatatatatagtaaaatgtTCCAGGGTAATAAATAACAGAGTTCATTcactatattaattattataacacACAACAAGCTATAATTACTCGTGCAATAAGCATAATATATGGCTCTGCTAGCTAATAAAATAGGATGGTGGGGTCGCAGCAACACTCGTCAATAAGGCAGCAACAACACAAAGCTGCAAGGCTGTAACCAGAAATTcaagaaatatttatgttatgCCACTTCCAGAGACCAAGAACCAAGAGCAAGACAAGTAAAACaagggttttctttcttttctgggtATTCTAATCCATATAATTCAGTCAGTATTTTAACAAGTTCCAAAAGAATTACCATCCCTCGAGGAAACCAGGCTCTCTCCGAGGTGGCGGAGCAGCATAATACTGTGGAGGTGGCATCACCGGAGGTCCTTGATAATAACCTGCCAGCACAGGGAAAAGTAAAGGAGGAAACAACCATAAAACGATGATATCATAAGATCTGATAAAACGAAAAcccaaggataaaaaaaattaaaaaatccttCAAGACAAAAGTCGATTCTCGAGCGATCCTAAAGAGAATCCCCTGTACACATAGACtgaagaaaaagaggaaaacCCCATATCATAATTAAGTAGAAAAACGTAGCTTGCATCTTTGAAAGGAATGTCAGAAGagaaagcagcagcagcagcagcagcagcagcagcagatagATTATAAAGAtgagaagcagcagcagcagcaagcaGATGAGATTATAAAGATGAGAAAGATGGATGATTACCTTGAGCAGGGTATGGATAAGCATACTTGGGATCACTCATCTCTGCCCAGACTCTCCAGTCTCAAGAATTTCAGATGTGAAGATTGAAGGAGGTGCAGTAGTGCTTTTAGCTGCAGGGGACCTGATTTAGGAAACATGTCAGAAGAGTCATTTCTTGCTTTGCTTTTGTATCAATCAAGGTAACTGtcacaataattgttttttgatgaatgattttgttttttaaaatttatttttaatgatattatattaaaagaaaattaagataaaatatttttttaatgcaaaaattaACGCAACCTAACCCACTGTTAGCATCACACATCAAGTACCTTCTACATTGTTCCGGGGtggatattatattattttcgtTTACCTAAAAGTTATTCTCTCTCATGTGATaaacttttcttaattttttttttatttttttgtgattgggCAATCCTGTTTGTCATTCTCTGAAAATGACTGGGAGTTTCTCAATGTAAATTGTGCTGTGACGTCGAAGCTTAAGGTGGTATCTGGTGTattataataaaagttttttttaaatatatatttttaaaaaaatatataaaaataatatttttcattttaaaaaatattgttaattttaacatataaaaaaatttaaaaacattaaaaaaattacttttttaaattttttttttataaaatacagttttgaacaacaaaaacaaaaaacctctCAGATTGcttaccatgtttttttttcctttgtaattACAAATAAGctgtttcaacttttttttttttaaataaacaacatattgatattaattaatatgCAGTCCATCCatcataattatttatatatttatattatgtgAACGAAAGTTTAGATGCTCAAAGCGAtagagaaagaggaaaaaaagtcaagaaaggtcttttcaatttcttaatttatgtattttgacGTGTCATTTTTATAACCTGTGTAAATAAAGTTGAACTGTAGgatatatttttgttggtttttatgttttaaaaatattttaaaaatattttaatttttttacttcaaattaatatttttctgatgtttttagatcattttaatgctctgatatcaaaaataaatttttttaaaaatattatttttatatatttttaaataaaaaacactttaaaaaacaatcgtaGTTATGAACACCAAAATCACACATGCAATCCTaatcttatttttgtttgtcaAATATAAAGCAGTAAATGAAAAGGATTTTTAAGAATAGAATATAATTGtagtttaaaagattttttatttataaatatatttaaataatacttttttatttttttaaattatttttaaaattatcaaaccaAAATGACAtgcaaatataaataatgtaatatgaAGGTGTTAACAGGAAGTGTTAGTATTGACAAGAAACAGGAATTAACAATATACTAAAAAGGTTTAGTGCCCTTCTTAATGTTTACTTAGACTCAAAGCACTTATAAATTGGAGTAGTGTAATGGTAGCCCGGCCTTTTCCATAAAGAGTTGTAAAGGTAGTGGAGGAGGGGTGTAGTTGTCTTTTTTATTGGGATgcatttgatattaaataaatgattgaGGAGAAAATTATCACTATGAGTTTTGGTGGGGCTGCCCTAAGTGTTAGTCAAGCTCGCACCCCTGCGCGAGGACACCTCATGCTTGGGTTGACTTGCCCTTGCGCTGGCTCAGACCCGAGCGACACATGGCGCTAAGGCTGGTTTGCCTTGCCCTGGGCGTGAGCCATGCCCACGCCTCCACATAGGGACACCTGGCGCTGGGACTGCCTTGCCTAGGGCACACTACTGGACTCGTGCGCCACATGGCGAGACCTAGACGAGTATTAATGCTttaaattatactaaaaataaaaaatatttataccgcaaataataatttttttaatattaatgcttTGAACTATAATagaaatagtaatatttataacacaaataatagtatttttaatattaacaccttcaattataataaaaatgataatatgtatggcataaataataataataataataataatttttaatcaactatatgatttttctttggtGGTAATAACATGTTGAACCTGAACGCGTCCACACATAACCCCACATGAGGTCCGGACGTGACTGCGGTCAACCACAAGTTGAACCTGGAAGCATCCCCTCTCATTCTCATGTTGGATTCGAATGCGTCTACGCCTAACTCCAACTCCATGTTGAACCTAAATGCGTCAACACCCATCGCCATATTGGACCTGAATGCCAAATTCTAAGCTAGTTTTcctaatattaatttatgttataaatattattatttctcttataatttaaaatgttcatataataaatattattatttttattataattaatagtatgaatattaaaaatattattatttgtgttataaatcttattatttttattataattaatattattaataaaataattaataaatttgaaaaatattattatcaatattaaaaaatattattttttatattataaatttttataaaaataaaaaataaacccatcACGTAGCACGAGTATCCGACTGTGACAAATAGGATATGTGAATTAGGTAGTGACTAGGAGGAGGCTAGAGGTGGTGGTGTCTAGAAGGTGTTGACCAGGAGGAGGCGTGAATGGCCAGGAGAATAATGCGTGGAGGAGGGGAAGAGCAACGCAGCTCTTGGCCTTGTGTGATAAAAAAGTAGCCATTGGCTAAGAAGAGTGACTTCCCTGGAACTCATCGCCTTGCCTTGAGGTGTGTGCCTAAGAATCTGCGGGGTGTTGAGCTGAGCTCAGAAGGCATGGTGGCCGGCCGGCTTTAGGCTTGGCCTGAATGGTCTGAATGGAGGAGTCCGTTCCGGTCTAGTTTGAACTTCTTGCATGTCAAGCCGTTCAAGCCTAGCCTGAAACGTCAGGAGGGCAAGCTGTTCGGTCTAGGCCTGAACGGCTTGAAGGGCACGTTGTTCAGGCCTGGCGTGAATAGTCTGGAATTTTTTATGTTGcacaaacaataatttaatttaaattcttgaatttatGGATGAAGGTATaggttttttgttaatttagatttcatttttaaaacttgatctaataaaatgaaaaggggGTCAGATAGGGAACATGCCGGGTGAAAAAAGTTCTTCATCAGATCCGATCTGACCAGGTTAGAGGCAAAAGTGAAGGATGAATTTAGATATTCCAAATTTTCAAGTCAAAAGTAGAGCAAAATCCTGTTCCAATTCGATCCATTGAAACCCCTGATGttgtatatatatcaaaaatatatcaaaaattatactatatattataatacagaattcaaaacaaaacgtCAAAATTAACCGATATCAAGCTTTTCATACTACTTGAAAATCTGGAATTACTTCCAGAACGGGCACGAAGTGAAATAAAACAAGGTTTTTTCTTGCCTTTGGTTTTACAAGATCGGAGATATTGCACCAAGgtaagtaaataataaaaaaagaatttctctATCCGATGTCCCATTTTCTCAAATTTAACAGCAGCAACAATGCCACTGCCACCAGCTTTGGCGGTCGAACAAGCATGTATCCGACGACAAGTGGACCGATAAGCAGATCTCCGATGACACGAAACCTGTTTATATTCCTCTCCTATTGGTTCCTCGGTTAGCATCTTTTAGGTGTCGTTGCTATGATTGCCTTGTTGGTATGCTGAATTGGCTTGGGTTTTGAAGCTTGTTTCTGGGTTTTGGGTTTGGAAGCTTGTTACTGGGTTTGGATTTTGATACTGCTACTTGTTTGAGAGAATGTGTCTGTTACACACCATCTCTAAGAGAGTTCAAATTCTTGCAATTGCAcgtaagttgttttttttttttccacaatgaTTTCTCTGAAAGTTCATagctttgtttgttttgtttagtttgGATCTCCTTCCATATAACAAAATTATGTATTGATGCACTAATAGAGGTGGGGGGCTACTAGGCTGTGCTGGCGATGAATATGATCATGAGAGGAGTTGATTGTCTTATAATTTGTAGATTAATGGattagaattaaaatttggtttCGTTAGAGTCACTAAACAATAAATGGCCTTGTGCTGGAAGTTTTTTATGGTGGGGTGTGACAAAATCCAACTTCTACCTCACTCCAGACTTGATGAGTCAACCTTTCCAAGTCaacttggtcttttttttttaaaggtccTGATTTCCCAGAAGCCAGAACTAAAAGAACCCAACAAAGCTTTCaagcttcattttttattttgatcatagtGATAATAATGCACAAAAAATATGTTCCACTTATTGTGCTTGTATTGTTGCACATAAACCCTCTTGCTGAATTCATTACAGGGGCAAGAGGTGCAAAGTTTAGGTGCATAGAGAGGGAGAGACGAGCACTTCTTCAGTTCAAAGAAGACCTTATTGATGATTATGGTGTTCTTTCTTCTTGGGGGggcaaagaagagaaaagagattgCTGCAAATGGAGAGGAGTTGGCTGTGACAACATAACTGGTCATGTTACTTTGCTTGATCTCCATTCCTCACCTGTGGACGAGTATCGTGTTACGCCTCTAGTAGGTAAGGTTAGTGATTCATTACTTGAGTTACAGTATCTGAATTACTTGGACCTGagtttgaataattttgatgaGAGTATGACGGATTTTATTGGCTCCTTAACCAGCCTGAGATACTTGAACCTCTCCTACAACTTTTTCACTGAAACTATTCCCTTTCAGCTTGCGAACCTCTCAAGATTGCAGTCTCTTGATCTTAGCTATAGTTTTGATGGCAGTGTAGAAAATCTTGACTGGCTTTCTCATCTTTCTTCTCTGGAGCGTCTTGATTTAAGTGGTTCCAACCTCAGTAAGGTAAATGACTGGCTGCAAGTGATTACAAACCTCCCGCGCCTAAAAGAACTGCGATTGAATCAGTGTAGTCTTCCAGATATAATTCCTTCACCTCCTTTTGTCAACTCTTCTAAATTTCTTGCTGTCCTTCATCTCTCTAAGAACAATCTTTCTTCTGCGATATACCCCTGGCTGTACAACTTTAATAAAAGCCTGGTTGACCTTGACCTTTCTGGTAACCAGTTAAAAGGTTCGATTCCAGATGCATTCAGAAACATGAGTGCTCTCACAAATCTTGTTCTTTCCGGTAATCAGCTTGAAGGTGGCATTCCAAGATCTCTTGGGGAGATGTGCAGCTTGCATGTGCTAGATTTGTGCCACAACCATATCACTGAGGACCTTTCGGATCTCGTGC
The genomic region above belongs to Populus alba chromosome 12, ASM523922v2, whole genome shotgun sequence and contains:
- the LOC118044379 gene encoding receptor-like protein EIX1 isoform X2, whose amino-acid sequence is MCLLHTISKRVQILAIARARGAKFRCIERERRALLQFKEDLIDDYGVLSSWGGKEEKRDCCKWRGVGCDNITGHVTLLDLHSSPVDEYRVTPLVGKVSDSLLELQYLNYLDLSLNNFDESMTDFIGSLTSLRYLNLSYNFFTETIPFQLANLSRLQSLDLSYSFDGSVENLDWLSHLSSLERLDLSGSNLSKVNDWLQVITNLPRLKELRLNQCSLPDIIPSPPFVNSSKFLAVLHLSKNNLSSAIYPWLYNFNKSLVDLDLSGNQLKGSIPDAFRNMSALTNLVLSGNQLEGGIPRSLGEMCSLHVLDLCHNHITEDLSDLVQNLYGPTESSLEILRLCQNQLNGSLPDIARFSSLRELDISYNLLNGRIPESIGFLSKLEHFDVSFNSF